Genomic DNA from Hordeum vulgare subsp. vulgare chromosome 2H, MorexV3_pseudomolecules_assembly, whole genome shotgun sequence:
caattgatagaactgtgcagagtcgtgacgatatctatgcaatgattatttctataggcatcacgtccgaaacaagtagaccgatactttctacatctactactattactccacacgtcgaccgctatccagcatgcatctagtgtattaagtccataaaaacagagtaatgccttaagcaagatgacatgatgtagagggataatctcaaaccaatgataaaaaccccatcttttcacccttgatggcaactgcttgatgtgtgccttgctgcccctactgtcacttggaaaggtcgccacatcgcagaacccaaaaccaagcacttctcccattgcaagaatcatagatctagttggccaaacaaaacccaagactcggagagacttacaaggatataaaatcatgcatataagaaatcagcaaagactcaaatatatatcatagataatctgatcacaagtccacaattcatcggatctcgacaaacacacccccaaagaagattacatcggatagatctccatgaagatcatggagaactttgtattgaagatccaagagagataagaagccatctagctactaactacagacccgtaggtctgaagtgaactactcacgagtcattggaggggtgatggtgatgatgaagaagccctccacctccaaagtcccctccgacagggtgccgggaagtgtctccagatgagatctcgcggaaacggaagcttgcggcggcggaaaagtattttcgaggctcccctgattctttgcggaatatttgggaatatatagatgcaagacctaggtcagggggcggccacggaggccacaagcttgcccaccgccgccccctggtggcgtggtgggagcttgtgggctccctggggcccacctggcttggcccaaaggctccctggtcttctttcgtttgggaaaaaatcatttcggggtttttattccgtttggactccgttccaaaatcagatctgaaaagagtcaaaaacacggaaaaacaagaactcgcacttggcactgaattaataagttagtcccaaaaagatataaaaaggtacataaaacatacaaagaagacaagataacaacgtgaaaccatcaaaaattatagatacgtttgagacgtatcactgcctcgaagacagctaaggagggtgtctggatgaagcagttcatgacggatcttggagttgtgccgagcacactaaatccaataactctgttttgtgacaacactggttccattgctctagcaaaggaaccaaggtttcacaagaagaccaaacacatcaaacgacacttcaacctcatccgcgactatgtcgaaggagaggacgtaaatatttgcaaagtgcacacggatctgaatgttgcagatccgctgactaaacctcttccacgagcgaagcgtcATCAACACCAGAACCGTatgtgtgttagattcattccaatgtaaatcgcatagcgacatgagactagattattgactctagtgcaagtgggagactgttggaaatatgccttagaggcaatgataaatagttattattatattttctatttcaagataatcgtttattatccatgctataattgtattgaatgaaagcataaatgcatgtgtcgatatatagacaaaacaaagtccctagtaagcatctagttgactagccagttgatcaatgatggttaaggttttctgaccatatgcaagtgttgtcacttgatgactggatcacatcattacgagaatgatatgatggacaagacccaaactataaacgtagcatgtgatcgtgtcatgttgttgctattgttttctgcgtgtcaagtattcattcctatgaccatgagatcatgtaactcactgacaccggaagaataccttgtgtgtatcaaacgtggcaacgttactgggtgactataaaggtgctctacaggtatctccgaaggtgtccattgagttagcatggatcaagactgggatttgtcactccgtgtgacggagaggtatatcggggcccacttcgtaatacaacatcacatataagccttgcaagcaatgtggctaaagtgttagtcacgggatcttgtattacggaacgagtaaagagacatgcatgtaacgagattgaaataggtatagggataccacgaTCAAATCTCGTACAAGTAACAtaggaaggacaaagggaatggtatacgagattatatgaatccttggcacagaggttcaaccgataagatcttcgtagaatatgtaggatccaatatggacatccaggtcccactgttggatattgactggggagtgtctcaggtcatgtctgcatagttctcgaacccgcagggtctgcacacttaaggttcggtgacgtttcggtatagttgagttataggtgttggtgaccgaaggtttgttcggagtcccggatgagatcacggacgtcacgagagtttccggaatggtccgaaaatgaagattgatatataggattgtttcatttggcctccggaaagatttcgggcattcccgacagtgtaccgggagtgacaaatgtgttctgggtttttaccgggaggggcccacccacccggaagtgaacctaatagcccaagggtggcgcaccagcccaagtgggctattttggttaagaagaaaaaaatcaaaggagaaagaaaaaaaaaggaaagaagaagaaaaaagaggaggtgggaaggaaggaagggactcctccctccaaaccgacttggaggaggatccctcctcccttcggccggcgccccaaGGGCAAGCCGCACCCCTtcactcctcctatatatacttgaggtttagtgctttttgagacacaactttgccacgtgcaaccctaaacctctacttcgtagttcttcctctagatcggttttctgtggagcttaggcggagccttgcaggaatagatcatcatcatcaccggcgcgccgtcacgctgccggagaactcatctacttccccgtctctcttgctggatcaagaaggcggagatcgtcatcgagttgtacgtgtgtttaacgcggaggtgccgtccgttcgacgctagatcggaacggatcgtgggacgacggtgatttgaatcacgaagctgttccactacatcaaccgtgtttcttaacgcttcccgcttagcgatctacaagggtatgtggatccgagctccctctcatagatgaacatcagcatgataggtcttcgtgtgcgtagaattttttttgtttccatgcaacgttccccaacacaagtcGACGCTTTCTTCAGCTCTATGTGGAAGAATGCGGCTTGCTTGCGCGTACGCCTATCTGCACGATAGGCAGCTTGCTCCGCCCTCTTCTCcgccctctcctccctcctttgctCGAAGAATTGGCGCTTGTCGAGGACTCCTTCCGGGAACTGTCGGCGCCATGCCTCCATGGCATGCTCGTCCATCTCAGCAATGATGAGACGACGCTCCCGCCTACGGTTCCGGCGACGGTCCTCGTCGGTGACTACCCGTGGATGAGGCGCAAGGTTCTCCGCcaactccatcgtcatcacctcgGGGAAGTTCATCTCCCTTCGAGGCCTGTTcaggcgccacgccgccgcgtcgaacgcgcgaACGGCTTCCTCGATGGTGTCGAACATGCCGAGGCCGAGGCGCATCTCGCCGGATCGGATCTCGAAGTAGAACGTGCCGAAGGGGCGCgcgcggacgccgcggtagccaAAAGTTCCACGACGGCGCGGCGGCATGTTgacgcggcggcggcgaggagagaaAGGAGGTAGAGGGGCGCATGGCGAAGCGAGGGAGGGCGCGTGGCAGGACAGGGGCGACTGAGATTCGGTGAAAGTGCGTGCGGCGAGCGCTGCATTTTATAGACGCGCTAGACGCCGCGCGTCAAATCTAGCGCGTGCACGCCCGCCTTTTCCCGCGCGCGCAAGCGTTTCCCGCACACGCGACTTTGCCGCGTCCGCTGAAGCACGTGAAACCATCCTGCATACGTTAAAATGGAGTGTTAGCGTGCGGGCGCGTTTTTTGATGCGGCCATTGGAGATGATGTAAGCTTTTAATATGAGATGGATGATCAATGGTGTGTAATACGAAAAATCACCAGTAACCGGTTTTTTGTTGGGGGTATCACATTTTTATTCCAAATAGTTTTGAATATTCATTATTTGAATATGGATTCGCACCTACCATTCTTTTTATAACATCTCAGCGTAAATTAATTATGATCTATTCAAAAAAGTCCAAAAGGAAGCTTCGCCCCAGAAAATCCAAAAGGCTGAAATTTAACACTAGTATCCGTGTTTTGTACTAACTGCTAACGTGGTTTCTGTCATCCATGCATCCTTGCAGGTTCCTTGCGATAAAAGCGGTGATATTATTCATGCTGGGAACCATGGTAGCGTTGGGTCCCTTGGCCGGAAAATTCAGGATTAGTCTAGGTCACAATTGTGTCGCTGCAGGAGTTTGAGCCTTTGGGGCAGCAACAATCTTGTTCCTCGTCGTCTTTGGCCTTCAGGTCACCCTGTATTGTATCTCGCTTCAGACAGCTGCTGCTGCAGACCCTACGAAGGAGTCGAATGCTAACAAGTAAAAAGTCCCACACTACCGCCGACGATCATCCTACTCCAGTGCCAAAAAGCCGGTGCTGGCCCTCCTCATGAACCTAGATGCTAAGTTTCAACTTTGAAGCTCATGCCAGTGCAATATGTCCACCTCGTAGGGACACCTATACCTGCAAAGTGTCATCAAATAAGTTTCCGCttaatttgtttttattttactttattgCGAGTGAAATTCCGCTTAATTTGGTCGAGTGCTCCTGCATGTGTGTCAGCAAACTCAAATCAACGATATGCAAGTCCATAAAAGGAAATTTAAGAAACTTTGCTTTGCACTGATAGCTGCCGTAATGATTTGGCTCATACTACCTGGATCATCAGCGACATTTGTTTATTTTTGTGGGACCTATTGCACTCCTGATGTTATTATATAGTATGTACTATCTTGATATACTTAACCTAGTTCGATGTCGATGGATTGTTAAGGTTGTAGATAATAGAATTATGCTATTATAGTGTTAACGTGGTACTGAATAAAACTATGTGATGAAGTAGTCTAAATATCTTTTCAAATGAATTTATGTTCAAAAAGTTGTGCataattattttgtgggattAAGTTTTAGGAGACCTGCTCGATGAACAAAAAAGTAATCCTGTAAAAAATCGTACAGGGAAATAGGATAAGGGGCATAAGGAAGCAATGTCGCATGGGCTTGAAAAAACTCTACAAGGAGGAATTTGTTGATGGGCGATTCGTATTTGAACCTGCGAATGAACCCATTGGGCCAGCCCAGTATGGAAATAGCTACACCAGCAGTCACTCTCATCatctcaaaaaaagaaaaaagaaaaaaaggaacagTCACTCTCTGCCTTGTACTCTTCTTGGACTGGTTGGTTGAAGCGGACCACGCGCGGGAGGCCAACCAAACTGCTCGTCCTTCGTCGCCATCCGCCGTCCGGGGCACGGTCGCGTGCTGCTTCTccgacgacggtgacgatctaCCTTCTGCTCGCACAACGTTTTCAACCAGCAGCATATATGTTGCTTTTCGATTTTGTCGCCGTGTCAAAAAACATCTCAAA
This window encodes:
- the LOC123428822 gene encoding ethylene-responsive transcription factor 3-like; translation: MPPRRRGTFGYRGVRARPFGTFYFEIRSGEMRLGLGMFDTIEEAVRAFDAAAWRLNRPRREMNFPEVMTMELAENLAPHPRVVTDEDRRRNRRRERRLIIAEMDEHAMEAWRRQFPEGVLDKRQFFEQRREERAEKRAEQAAYRADRRTRLKKSSDSVRVS